The following coding sequences are from one Microbacterium sp. SORGH_AS_0969 window:
- the argH gene encoding argininosuccinate lyase: MSSETGQATNEGALWGARFSGGPSPELAALSRSTHFDWDLALYDIAGSHAHAAALEAAGYLDAAEAAAMHAGLDELAARVKDGTLVAAPGDEDVHGALERVLIETVGPALGGKLRAGRSRNDQIATLVRLYLLDHARTLTREVLRLIDALVAQAEANAGAIMPGRTHLQHAQPVLLAHHLQAYGWAFTRGIERLRDWSVRASVSPYGGGALAGATLGLDPQLVADRLGLARPAENSLDGTASRDVVAEFAFITAMIGVDLSRLAEDVILWNTREFGFVTLDDSYSTGSSIMPQKKNPDIAELARGKAGRLIGNLSGLLATLKGLPLAYNRDLQEDKEPVFDSVRTLELVLPAFSGMIATLRFHTDRMAELAPQGFSLATDVAEWLVRQGVAFRDAHEISGALVRACEEREIGLEDADDALLASVSPSLTPAVREVLTIEGSVSSRTGVGGTAPERVREQREELVSRAQSAARTLID; the protein is encoded by the coding sequence ATGAGCAGCGAGACCGGCCAGGCGACGAACGAGGGAGCCCTGTGGGGCGCCCGTTTCTCGGGCGGACCCTCTCCCGAGCTGGCGGCGCTCAGCCGTTCGACGCACTTCGATTGGGACCTCGCCCTTTACGACATCGCCGGCTCGCACGCGCACGCCGCGGCCCTCGAGGCCGCCGGGTACCTCGACGCGGCCGAGGCCGCGGCCATGCACGCGGGACTCGACGAGCTCGCCGCCCGCGTGAAGGACGGCACGCTGGTCGCCGCCCCCGGCGACGAGGACGTCCACGGTGCTCTCGAGCGCGTGCTCATCGAGACGGTCGGGCCCGCGCTCGGCGGCAAGCTGCGCGCCGGCCGCAGCCGCAACGACCAGATCGCGACGCTCGTTCGTCTCTACCTGCTCGACCACGCGCGCACCCTGACCCGCGAGGTCCTGCGCCTGATCGACGCTCTCGTGGCCCAGGCCGAGGCGAACGCCGGAGCCATCATGCCCGGGCGCACGCACCTCCAGCACGCGCAGCCCGTTCTCCTCGCCCATCACCTGCAGGCCTACGGTTGGGCGTTCACGCGCGGCATCGAACGCCTGCGCGACTGGTCGGTGCGAGCCTCGGTCTCGCCCTACGGCGGGGGAGCGCTCGCCGGTGCGACCCTGGGGCTCGACCCGCAGCTCGTGGCCGACCGACTGGGCCTCGCGCGCCCGGCCGAGAACTCGCTCGACGGCACCGCCTCGCGCGACGTCGTGGCCGAGTTCGCGTTCATCACCGCGATGATCGGCGTCGACCTCTCGCGTCTGGCCGAAGACGTCATCCTCTGGAACACCCGCGAGTTCGGCTTCGTCACGCTCGACGACTCCTACTCCACGGGCTCGAGCATCATGCCGCAGAAGAAGAACCCCGACATCGCCGAGCTCGCGCGCGGCAAGGCCGGCCGTCTGATCGGCAACCTCTCGGGTCTGCTCGCCACGCTGAAGGGTCTGCCGCTGGCGTACAACCGCGACCTGCAGGAAGACAAAGAGCCGGTCTTCGACTCGGTGCGCACGCTCGAGCTCGTGCTGCCGGCGTTCTCGGGCATGATCGCGACCCTCCGCTTCCACACCGACCGCATGGCGGAGCTCGCCCCGCAGGGCTTCTCGCTCGCCACCGACGTGGCCGAGTGGCTCGTCCGTCAGGGCGTGGCGTTCCGCGACGCGCACGAGATCTCGGGCGCGCTGGTGCGCGCGTGCGAGGAGCGCGAGATCGGTCTCGAAGACGCCGACGACGCCCTGTTGGCATCCGTCTCTCCGTCGCTCACGCCCGCGGTGCGCGAGGTGCTGACCATCGAGGGGTCGGTGTCGAGCCGCACCGGTGTCGGTGGGACGGCTCCCGAGCGCGTGCGTGAGCAGCGCGAAGAGCTCGTGTCGCGGGCTCAGTCGGCCGCGCGCACGCTGATCGACTGA